Within the Polaribacter pectinis genome, the region TTACATTAAAAATTAGTTTTATAAAGGGAATCATTTATTTTTGTGAAATGCAGCAAAAAATTGTTTTAATTGGCGGACCAGGAACAGGTAAAACTTCGGTTTTAAATGAACTTATTAAAAGGAATTACTTTTGTATGCCAGAAGTATCTAGAGAAGTTACTTTAAAGGCTAAGGAAAAAGGAATTGATCAACTTTTTTTAACAGAACCTTTATTGTTTAGCAAATTACTTTTAGAGGGTAGGGAACAGCAATTTATTACTGCTGATAATAGTAAAAATAAGCTCGTTTTTTTTGATAGAGGAATTCCTGATGTTCATGCATATCTAGATTTCTTCAAAACAGAATACCCTGCAACTTTTATAGAAAAAAGCAAAAAATACAAATACAATAAAATTTTTCATTTTTCTCCATGGGAAGAAATTCATACGACTGATAATGAGCGTTATGAAACTTTTGAAGAATCTATCATTATTGATAAATTTTTAATTGATGCGTATTTAAAAGTAGGATATTCTATTATTAATGT harbors:
- a CDS encoding AAA family ATPase, producing the protein MQQKIVLIGGPGTGKTSVLNELIKRNYFCMPEVSREVTLKAKEKGIDQLFLTEPLLFSKLLLEGREQQFITADNSKNKLVFFDRGIPDVHAYLDFFKTEYPATFIEKSKKYKYNKIFHFSPWEEIHTTDNERYETFEESIIIDKFLIDAYLKVGYSIINVPFGTIEERTNFIINSLSCDL